One region of Polynucleobacter sp. Adler-ghost genomic DNA includes:
- the ftsL gene encoding cell division protein FtsL — MNRATLTLLVLLLVCALSLVAAQQRARKLFISLDRAQIEERKLNQDWLRLEYEQRNLSKSARIRDVARNQLHMAPISPERTLYLKEAR; from the coding sequence TTGAATCGCGCTACGCTTACCTTGCTGGTATTGCTATTGGTTTGCGCACTATCTTTAGTAGCGGCGCAGCAGCGTGCGCGTAAATTATTTATTTCGCTAGACCGCGCGCAAATCGAGGAGCGCAAACTCAATCAAGACTGGCTACGCTTAGAGTATGAGCAGCGCAATCTATCGAAGTCCGCACGAATTCGCGATGTTGCTCGTAATCAGTTGCACATGGCCCCTATATCTCCAGAGCGTACTTTGTATTTAAAGGAGGCTAGATGA
- the rsmH gene encoding 16S rRNA (cytosine(1402)-N(4))-methyltransferase RsmH has protein sequence MNITHRPVLLAEAVTALVNGPLITSSTASKNLLLIDGTFGRGGHTQALLAQLPANARMISFDKDLDAIAVAEKIKDSRLRIVHDSFAQMDQYADPESVDGILLDLGISSPQVDEAHRGFSFRKDGPLDMRMNTDQGLTAAEWLEHASQEDITSVIKTYGEERFAFQIAKAIVAKREEGLSPKTTLQLATLVASVVRTRELGQDPATRTFQALRIFINRELEDLELGLKAALNLLKPGARLAVISFHSLEDRIVKQFLQSHAKVEVPRGLPVRDRDLPQSDLEIIGRVKPSDEEVRENPRARSAIMRIAEKRAGVTA, from the coding sequence ATGAACATAACTCATCGCCCAGTATTGCTGGCCGAGGCGGTGACAGCGCTGGTCAATGGACCGCTCATCACCTCTTCTACAGCTTCAAAAAATCTACTCTTGATCGATGGAACCTTTGGGCGCGGTGGTCATACTCAAGCCCTGTTGGCACAACTACCTGCAAATGCGCGAATGATTTCTTTCGACAAGGATCTGGATGCGATCGCAGTAGCGGAAAAAATCAAGGACTCGCGTTTACGCATCGTGCACGACAGTTTTGCGCAGATGGATCAGTACGCGGACCCAGAATCAGTCGATGGAATTCTGTTGGATCTCGGTATCAGCTCTCCACAGGTGGACGAAGCACACCGTGGGTTCTCCTTTCGCAAGGATGGTCCACTCGATATGCGCATGAACACAGACCAAGGCTTAACGGCAGCGGAGTGGTTGGAGCACGCATCACAAGAGGACATCACCAGCGTGATTAAGACTTACGGTGAGGAACGTTTTGCATTTCAGATTGCTAAAGCCATTGTGGCAAAGCGAGAAGAAGGCTTATCTCCAAAAACAACCTTGCAATTAGCAACTCTAGTAGCCAGCGTAGTTCGCACAAGAGAGCTTGGTCAAGATCCTGCGACTCGTACTTTCCAAGCACTCCGTATTTTTATTAATCGTGAGTTAGAGGATTTGGAACTCGGATTAAAGGCAGCACTCAATTTATTAAAGCCCGGCGCACGCTTAGCAGTGATTAGCTTTCATTCTCTCGAAGATCGGATTGTGAAGCAGTTTTTGCAGTCACACGCCAAGGTCGAAGTACCTCGAGGTTTGCCCGTCCGCGATCGAGATTTACCGCAAAGCGACTTAGAGATTATTGGGCGCGTAAAGCCAAGCGACGAGGAAGTTCGAGAGAACCCTCGCGCTCGTTCCGCCATTATGCGTATTGCTGAAAAACGCGCAGGAGTGACAGCTTGA
- the bioB gene encoding biotin synthase BioB, protein MQATQTIEKPLTQVKSQKDLHKELGALGAWSVAQVEALFALPFSDLMFRAQETHRANFPDGDVELATLLSIKTGGCPEDCGYCPQAARYDTDVKANKLMDLDEVLEAAKAAKAAGSNRFCMGAAWREPKDRDIEKVAAMIKGVKALGLETCATLGMLEASQAQALQEAGLDFYNHNLDTSEDFYRSVISTRGYQDRLDTISNVRAVGMSVCCGGIVGMGESREQRAAFLTRLANLSPYPESVPINHLVPVAGTPLADQKPLDPLEFVRTIAVARITMPRARVRLSAGRQELGRAVQAMCFQAGANSIFYGEQLLTTGNPEAEQDRELLAELGLKTKQSSKTEVLV, encoded by the coding sequence ATGCAGGCCACCCAAACTATTGAAAAACCTCTCACCCAAGTCAAGTCTCAAAAGGATTTGCATAAAGAGCTTGGCGCTTTGGGTGCTTGGTCGGTAGCCCAGGTTGAGGCTCTATTTGCCCTTCCATTTAGCGATTTGATGTTCAGGGCACAAGAGACTCATCGTGCCAACTTCCCTGATGGTGACGTGGAATTGGCTACGCTTCTGTCAATTAAGACTGGTGGCTGCCCGGAGGATTGTGGGTATTGTCCTCAGGCTGCCCGATATGACACTGACGTTAAGGCGAACAAGTTAATGGATTTAGACGAGGTACTTGAGGCTGCCAAAGCTGCCAAAGCTGCCGGATCTAACCGCTTTTGCATGGGTGCTGCTTGGCGGGAGCCTAAGGATCGCGATATTGAAAAAGTCGCCGCCATGATTAAGGGCGTAAAGGCCTTGGGCCTAGAAACCTGCGCTACGCTGGGTATGCTAGAAGCAAGTCAGGCACAAGCCCTCCAAGAGGCAGGTTTGGACTTCTACAACCACAACCTGGATACTAGCGAGGACTTTTATCGCTCAGTTATCTCGACTCGGGGCTATCAAGACCGCTTGGACACGATTTCTAATGTGCGTGCTGTCGGCATGTCAGTGTGTTGTGGCGGTATTGTAGGTATGGGTGAATCCCGCGAACAACGCGCAGCCTTCTTGACACGTTTGGCTAATTTAAGTCCGTATCCAGAGTCAGTTCCCATTAACCATTTGGTTCCTGTAGCAGGAACTCCTCTGGCAGATCAGAAGCCCTTGGATCCACTTGAATTTGTGAGAACTATTGCTGTAGCTCGCATTACTATGCCGCGTGCACGAGTGCGCCTCTCGGCTGGACGTCAGGAGCTGGGTAGGGCAGTTCAGGCCATGTGCTTCCAGGCTGGCGCCAATTCGATTTTCTATGGTGAGCAACTACTTACTACCGGCAATCCCGAGGCAGAACAAGACCGTGAGCTATTGGCTGAGTTAGGTTTGAAGACTAAGCAGAGCAGCAAAACAGAGGTTTTAGTCTAA
- a CDS encoding penicillin-binding protein 2, translated as MRTVGFSTTPNLVLRLPMWRSRLMLFMLFFVFMLLLIRAFWIQGPGNAFYEAKGVRGTQRELELPASRGKILDRNGQVIATSLEAKSVIAYNDTVPDDLATDKVQKLAKLLQLSESELRKKLKEDRKQIFLKRQVDPVVAQQIKELEIPGIGLNNEYRRFYPEGEAMAHVVGFTNVEDRGQEGMELSREKELAGHPGARRVVVDRLGRVVEDVAILQLPQNGKDLQLSIDSKIQFLAYNAVKNAVEQHRASAGGAVVLDTQTGEILALANYPSYNPNDRKKLTGEQLRNRVLTDTFEPGSTIKPLTVAIALEKGVITPNTNMVIGAKYLVGPKPITDTHPYSNLTISQIIQKSSNIGTAKIAMNNLSAEEMWNFYTSVGLGQAPKIGFPGAVAGTVHPYKKWMPTDQARIAFGYGISGSLFQVARAYTIFARDGELVPLTIERSPEFKPGTHIISAKTAIEMRSMMESVTEPGGTAIKAQAEGYRVGGKTGTAHKLVGKGYGNKYRAYFAGLAPISAPRIVVAVMIDEPTGGSHYGGDVAAPVFSTIVSETLRTLNVVPDSNIKQMTLQDKNPTEIQIAAVKTNAAVLKR; from the coding sequence ATGAGGACTGTAGGTTTCTCAACTACGCCTAATCTAGTATTGCGTCTGCCAATGTGGCGGTCACGCCTAATGCTGTTCATGTTGTTCTTCGTGTTCATGCTATTGCTAATCCGCGCTTTCTGGATTCAGGGTCCGGGAAATGCTTTTTATGAAGCAAAAGGTGTACGTGGTACACAGCGTGAATTGGAATTACCTGCTTCCCGTGGAAAGATATTGGATCGTAATGGCCAGGTGATTGCTACGAGCTTAGAGGCAAAGTCAGTGATTGCCTATAACGATACTGTGCCCGATGATTTAGCTACGGATAAGGTTCAGAAGTTAGCGAAACTATTGCAGTTAAGCGAATCTGAGCTGCGTAAAAAGTTAAAAGAGGATCGTAAGCAGATTTTTTTGAAGCGCCAAGTGGATCCAGTAGTTGCGCAACAGATTAAGGAATTAGAAATTCCGGGAATTGGTTTGAATAATGAATACCGTCGCTTTTACCCAGAAGGTGAAGCGATGGCGCACGTTGTTGGCTTTACAAACGTGGAAGATCGTGGCCAAGAGGGCATGGAACTTTCAAGAGAAAAAGAATTGGCTGGGCACCCAGGCGCTCGTCGCGTAGTAGTTGATCGCCTCGGTCGTGTTGTTGAAGATGTTGCAATTTTGCAGTTACCGCAAAATGGTAAAGATCTGCAACTTTCTATTGACAGTAAGATTCAGTTTCTGGCCTATAACGCTGTTAAAAATGCAGTTGAGCAGCACCGTGCGAGCGCTGGTGGTGCAGTCGTCTTGGACACTCAGACTGGCGAGATCTTGGCTTTAGCAAATTATCCAAGCTATAACCCAAATGATCGTAAGAAGCTAACGGGTGAGCAGTTACGTAATCGTGTTTTGACCGACACCTTTGAGCCTGGCTCAACAATCAAACCATTAACTGTGGCAATTGCTTTGGAGAAGGGTGTTATCACCCCCAATACCAATATGGTGATTGGGGCTAAATACCTGGTGGGTCCAAAACCGATCACGGATACCCACCCTTACAGCAACCTAACTATTTCTCAAATTATTCAAAAATCTAGCAACATTGGTACGGCCAAAATTGCGATGAATAATTTATCTGCCGAAGAAATGTGGAATTTCTATACATCCGTTGGTTTAGGTCAGGCGCCGAAGATTGGCTTCCCTGGTGCCGTAGCTGGTACGGTCCATCCTTATAAAAAATGGATGCCAACAGATCAGGCGCGAATCGCATTTGGTTATGGTATTTCAGGTTCACTCTTCCAAGTTGCTCGCGCATACACTATCTTTGCACGTGATGGCGAGTTAGTGCCCCTCACGATTGAGCGAAGTCCAGAATTTAAGCCTGGCACCCATATTATTTCTGCCAAGACAGCTATTGAGATGCGCAGCATGATGGAGTCGGTAACTGAGCCTGGGGGAACTGCCATTAAAGCGCAGGCCGAAGGTTATCGAGTTGGTGGAAAAACAGGAACAGCGCATAAATTAGTGGGTAAGGGTTATGGCAATAAATACCGTGCTTACTTTGCAGGTCTAGCGCCGATTAGTGCTCCTCGCATTGTGGTTGCTGTAATGATTGATGAGCCAACTGGTGGCAGTCATTATGGTGGTGATGTTGCTGCACCAGTCTTTTCCACTATTGTGAGTGAGACTCTGCGTACCTTGAATGTAGTACCAGATAGCAATATTAAGCAGATGACGCTGCAGGATAAAAATCCTACAGAAATTCAGATTGCTGCAGTCAAAACAAATGCAGCGGTTCTAAAAAGATGA
- the mraZ gene encoding division/cell wall cluster transcriptional repressor MraZ, producing the protein MFQGASALNLDAKGRMSVPAKHRDALLVQGEGRITLTKHPDGCLLLFPRPEWETFRSRVAQLPMDAHWWRRIFLGNAAEIDLDSAGRILVSPELRSAAGIEKEVMLLGMGSHLELWDAATYAAKEQAAIAQGMPEALKQFNF; encoded by the coding sequence GTGTTTCAAGGTGCGTCAGCTCTCAATTTAGATGCAAAAGGCCGCATGTCTGTGCCGGCAAAGCATCGTGACGCCTTGTTAGTTCAAGGTGAGGGCCGAATTACGCTCACAAAACACCCCGATGGATGCCTATTGCTATTCCCTCGACCTGAGTGGGAAACCTTTCGCTCACGTGTAGCGCAATTGCCGATGGATGCGCATTGGTGGCGCCGCATTTTTCTTGGCAATGCTGCGGAGATTGATTTGGACAGCGCCGGAAGAATATTGGTGAGCCCGGAGTTACGATCAGCCGCTGGTATTGAAAAAGAAGTGATGTTGCTCGGCATGGGTAGTCATCTAGAGTTGTGGGACGCCGCTACTTACGCTGCAAAAGAACAGGCTGCCATTGCACAAGGTATGCCTGAAGCCCTGAAGCAATTTAATTTTTGA
- the coq7 gene encoding 2-polyprenyl-3-methyl-6-methoxy-1,4-benzoquinone monooxygenase, with amino-acid sequence MALIDRFIIEFDSALRSVVGGAHAHRPMPGSNTSSSGLLDAKEREHAAGLMRVNHVGEVCAQALYQAQKLVARNPEIRQMLDDSGQEEMDHLAWCETRLQELGSHTSYLNPIWYAGSFAIGLAAGLAGDKWSLGFVAETEKQVENHLESHLEKLPAEDERSRAIVDQMRIDEIEHGQAAILAGGAVLPKSIQSLMQAMSKVMTSTAYKI; translated from the coding sequence ATGGCCTTAATCGATCGCTTCATTATCGAGTTTGACTCAGCCCTACGTTCGGTTGTCGGGGGTGCTCATGCCCATCGTCCAATGCCGGGTTCCAATACCTCGTCAAGCGGATTATTGGATGCCAAAGAAAGGGAGCATGCGGCTGGATTAATGCGTGTAAACCACGTAGGCGAGGTCTGCGCCCAAGCGCTTTACCAAGCTCAAAAATTAGTAGCTCGCAACCCTGAAATTCGGCAGATGTTAGATGACTCTGGCCAAGAAGAAATGGATCATTTGGCTTGGTGTGAAACACGCCTCCAAGAGTTGGGCTCGCATACCAGTTATCTCAATCCAATTTGGTATGCAGGATCCTTTGCAATCGGCTTGGCTGCTGGCTTAGCGGGCGATAAGTGGAGTCTGGGATTTGTTGCTGAAACAGAAAAGCAGGTAGAAAATCACCTCGAAAGTCATCTCGAAAAATTACCTGCAGAAGATGAGCGTTCTCGCGCAATTGTTGACCAAATGCGCATCGATGAAATTGAGCATGGACAGGCGGCAATTTTGGCTGGTGGAGCGGTCTTGCCGAAGTCCATTCAGAGCCTCATGCAGGCAATGTCTAAAGTGATGACAAGCACTGCTTACAAAATCTAG
- the bioA gene encoding adenosylmethionine--8-amino-7-oxononanoate transaminase, with the protein MKLISDPNKTSLVDRSLDAVWHPCTQMKHHESLPLIAITKGKGAWLFDDQGNALLDCISSWWTNLFGHSNPRINQAITSQLEKIEHVMLAGFTHPPVVELSEKLSALTQGYLGHVFFASDGASAVEIALKMSHHFWQLNNQPQKKKFICLENGYHGETLGALAVTDVAIFREAYGSLLQDVFTVPSPDARKAQPGESADDVAMQAAEKLEELLKVEHQNIAAIIVEPLVQCAGQMAMHSPEYLRLVRSLCDRYNIHLIADEIAVGCGRSGKFFACEHAGIWPDFLTLSKGISGGYLPLSLSMTTDKIYQAFYGDQLQQGFLHSHSYTGNPLACAAALACLEIFKTESVLEKNIGRSKDLASAFAWAKVDPRIEHWRQQGMILAFDVKPESLQRKNTFSREMFSAGMAEGILIRPIGNTIYVMPPYILSAEEAMQMGASVRRALNQVLL; encoded by the coding sequence ATGAAGCTTATTTCTGACCCAAATAAAACCTCTCTGGTTGATCGCAGCCTAGATGCCGTTTGGCATCCCTGCACTCAGATGAAGCATCACGAGTCATTGCCATTAATTGCCATTACCAAAGGTAAGGGCGCTTGGCTCTTTGATGACCAGGGCAATGCCCTCCTAGATTGCATTAGCTCTTGGTGGACTAATCTATTTGGCCACTCCAATCCACGCATCAACCAAGCCATTACGAGTCAGCTTGAAAAAATTGAGCATGTCATGCTTGCAGGATTTACCCACCCTCCTGTTGTGGAGCTATCCGAAAAACTATCTGCTTTAACTCAAGGCTATTTAGGTCACGTGTTTTTTGCATCCGATGGTGCATCTGCAGTAGAGATTGCTTTGAAGATGAGCCACCACTTTTGGCAACTGAATAATCAGCCCCAAAAGAAAAAATTTATCTGTCTAGAAAATGGTTACCACGGTGAAACTTTGGGTGCATTAGCAGTCACTGATGTTGCGATCTTTCGAGAAGCATATGGATCGCTATTACAAGATGTCTTTACCGTGCCTTCACCTGATGCACGGAAAGCACAGCCTGGTGAAAGTGCTGACGATGTCGCCATGCAAGCAGCAGAAAAATTAGAAGAGTTATTGAAGGTAGAGCATCAGAATATTGCCGCGATCATTGTTGAGCCGCTCGTTCAGTGCGCTGGGCAAATGGCAATGCACTCTCCTGAATATTTGCGCCTTGTAAGATCACTCTGTGATCGCTACAACATTCACCTCATCGCCGATGAGATCGCAGTGGGCTGTGGTCGATCAGGAAAGTTTTTTGCTTGTGAGCACGCGGGGATTTGGCCGGACTTCTTGACGCTCTCTAAGGGCATCAGTGGTGGATACCTGCCGTTGTCACTCTCTATGACAACTGACAAAATTTATCAGGCCTTCTATGGCGATCAACTGCAACAAGGTTTCTTGCACTCGCATTCCTACACGGGCAACCCATTAGCATGCGCAGCTGCCCTCGCCTGCTTAGAAATCTTCAAAACTGAATCTGTTCTAGAAAAAAATATTGGACGTAGCAAAGATCTTGCTAGTGCTTTTGCTTGGGCAAAAGTAGATCCTCGCATCGAACATTGGCGTCAGCAGGGCATGATCCTGGCATTTGATGTCAAACCTGAATCACTCCAGCGTAAAAATACTTTTTCACGAGAGATGTTTTCAGCAGGAATGGCAGAAGGCATTCTCATTAGGCCAATTGGCAATACGATTTACGTCATGCCACCGTACATTCTATCTGCCGAAGAAGCGATGCAAATGGGTGCTTCTGTCCGGCGCGCCCTAAATCAGGTGCTTCTATGA